CATACTTAAAGATGACCAATCCGGATCACGCAGCCATTCGTTAAAGTTGGGTTCATTCAGTTTTATTTCAGGAAACAACCACCAATAGTGGCGTTCATTGACATCAACGTGCAATTTGTAGTTGTTACCTTCAATTTTTTCAAGCGACAGATCGGTAGTCAGGAACAACTTGGTATTGATGATATTTTCCCTGCTATACCCCAGTCTTAACTTAAGTTCGCTTGAATCGCCCATGGCAAACCGTTTCCTTCTCAAATCCAACTTTCTGTCTTTCTCATAAGTCGCCAGGCTATCGCCGATTTTAAAATCCAGTTCCCTGGCAATGATCCGGTCTCTGGTGAGTTTATTCCCGGTAATGGTCACACCGGAAATTTTAATATAAGGGTAATCCATCGTGTAGGGCATGTGGACAGCGCCGTCCTTGTTTTGCGCCAGGAGGTGATTTGAGAAGCAGACAAGGGTGAAAAACATGATGATTACTCTTATTTTCATGAGTTTAATTTCTCATTAAAATGGATAAACAAATATACATTTAAAATGAAACAGGGTTTCCAACCCTCGGGTCTCCAACCCTCTTTTTTTGTACATTCGCCCCGTTATTCATGGAGAAACCATCATGATCATCACCCGTTACTGCTCGATCAACCCGGAACAGGTATCCGTTAATAAAACCATCCTGCTCAAAAACCCGGATTCAGATAAGAAAAACCTGCTGAAGACACTCTATCGCCATCTTTATATCCAATATCCCAAGTTTTTCAAAATGGATCCCCTGAGCAAGCTGGCATTCCTCTCTGCCGAGATCCTGCTGAGAGATATGAATGTGACCACCCGGTACCCTTCGGAAGAGATTGGCATGATCCTGCTAAATTCTACTTCTTCCCTTGAAACTGATGAGAAACACCAGGAAAGCATCAACGACCGCGGGAATTATTTCCCCAGCCCGTCGGTCTTTGTTTACACCCTCCCCAATATCATGGCCGGGGAAATTGCCATCAGGCATAAGATCAAAGGAGAAAATGCTGTTATTATCAGGGAAAAGCCGGATGTCCAGACTATTTTTCAGCTGGTCGATGAACTTTTTTCACGGAAGAGAGTTAGTTGTTGCATAGCCGGTTGGGTTGAATCTTACCACGACAGGCTGTCGTCGTGCCTGATGCTGATAGAAAATGAAGAAATGGCAAAAACATATATAGAACCAGAGGAAATCATTATCTTTGACCCCTCAAATATTGAACGAATCTTTAAAGAGGTTTTATTGGATGGAAGAACTGACGGAAAAGCTTAAAAAAGAGATTATTGAGGTTTTAAACCTTGAGGATATTAAACCTGAAGACATTGACGTGGATGCCCCTCTTTTCGGCGACGGGCTGGGACTGGATTCCATCGACGCACTGGAACTGATCGTTCTCCTCGAAAAAAATTATAGCATCAAGATCGAAGATCCTAAGGAAGGGCGTAAGATATTCACCTCAGTCCGCACCATGGCTAACTTCATCCTCGAGCACCAAAAAAAGTAAGCTGATGGCAGAAAGGGTTTTTGTCACCGGCATCGGGATCATCTGTGCCATCGGGAAAAACACCGGCGAAACCTTTGCATCCCTTCGGGCCACCCGATCAGGCATCAGCCATCTTTCTATCCTTGATTCTATCCACCGCGATACCCTCCCGGTGGGCGAGATCAAACTGACTAACAAGGAGCTGGGCGCCCTGGCCGGGATCAGCGACCCGGATATGTTCCCACGCACCGCCCTGCTGGGCCTCATCGCCGCCGGAGAAGCCGTTAAAAATGCAGGTATCGACCCAAAAGACAATAATTTCCGCACAGGGGTCATTTCTGCCAGCACCGTCGGAGGAATGGACAAGACCGAGATCAATTACCGGAACTACCACCTTGGAGCGCCTTATAACAATTTTGTCCTGACACATGACTGCGGCGACAGCACGGAAAAAATCGCCGTCCGCTTAGGCTTTCGCGATATGGTCAGCACCATCAGCACGGCATGTTCTTCATCAGCCAACTCAATCATGTTCGGTGCCAGGCTGATCCGCCATGGCCTGCTCGACCGTGTGCTTGCCGGCGGTACCGATGCCATGTCGAAATTTACCCTCAACGGGTTCCACACATTGATGATTCTCGACAAGCAGCCTTGCCGGCCGTTCGACAAGAACCGGATGGGGCTGAACCTTGGCGAAGGAGCCGCTTTCCTCGTCCTCGAATCGGAAAAAGCCCTTGACGGCAGGATCCCCTTATGTGAACTCAGCGGTTATGCCAATGCCAACGACGCTTACCACCAGACCGCCTCATCCCCCGACGGATTTGGACCTTACCTGTCGATGTCGCAGGCGCTGGATTCCGGCAGGCTGAAGCCTGCGGACATTCAATATATCAACGCCCACGGAACAGGAACTGATAACAATGACCTCACCGAAGGGATCGCGATTGAGAGAATATTCGGGCAGCATATTCCGCTGGTTTCATCAACCAAACCATTTACCGGACATACACTAGGCGCTGCAGCGGCCGTCGAAGCAGTAATCTCCATCCTTTCCATCAAAAATCAGATGGTATTTCCCAACCTGAACTTCCACGAAAAAATGGATGAATTGCATTTTGAGCCTTTGAAAGAGATGATTACAGGAAAGAACCTCCGGCACGTACTCAGCAACTCTTTCGGTTTCGGCGGCAACGATTCAACACTCATATTCTCAGCTTGTTGATATGGAAGCATTCATCCGGGGCATAGGAAATATCTCACCACAGCCAACGTTCGACAACAGCGCTTTCCTGGAAGATGTCCGTGAATACAACACGGCCAGGCTGCAATCAATAGAACCCGATTATAAAAATTACATCAAACCGATCCAGTTGCGCCGAATGAGCCGGTTGCTCAAGATGGGCGTCACGGCCGCCGGTATGTGCCTTCATGACGCTGAAGTGGAACAACCCGATGCGATCATCACCGGCACCGGCCTGGGCATGATGGAAGAGACTGAAAAATTCCTGAACGGAATCCTTGACAATGGCGAGAAACTGCTCAACCCGACCGCTTTTATCCAATCGACCCATAATACTGTCGGTGCCCATATTGCCGTAATGCTTGGTTGTAACAAGTATAACCTGACTTATGTGCACGGCCCCGTTTCACTGGAAAATGCACTGCTCGACAGCCTGATGTGTCTTTCCGAAAGGCCCTCCGACAAGGTGCTTCTCGGAGGTATCGAAGAAATGACCGAGGCGCATTTCATTATCACCGACAGCATGGGATTCTGGAAAAAAGGCCCAATCAGCAACCTTGACCTGCTTAAAAATAAAACACCCGGCACCATTGCCGGCGAAGGAGCATCTTTTTTCCTGCTGTCCAGGGAGGAAAGTCCCCAAAACTACGGCCAAATCCGTGGATTATCCACGCGGTTTAACCCGGAGAATCAAACTATTGCAGTGAATCATATCGAAGATTTCCTCGCTGCCCACAAACTGAACATAGCCGACATCGACCTGGTCATCCTCGGTCTGAACGGCGATCCGGCATCAGATGCCATCTATGAGCCTGTTACCGGTTATTTTGAAGGAAAATCAACCATGACTTGGTATAAACATCTTTGCGGCGAGCATTACCTGGCATCGTCCTTCGCCCTTTGGTTGGGCGCCCGTATCTTGAAAAACCAGAAAATCCCTGGCATTATAAGGCTGAATGAGACTCCAAAACCCGGCAAGATCAGAAATATCATGATTTATAACCACTATAAAAATATCTACCACTCCCTCATCCTGGTCTCATCATGTTAAACTTACGCTCTGCAAGCATTTTGATTATCATTCTTGCAGCCGTGGTAATACTGCTGATGATCTTTCAACCTCATCTCTGGTGGATCTTCTTGCTCTTAACAGTTGTCTATTTGCTAATGCTCATTGCAGGCTCATTCAATATAGGTTCCAACTTTTATTTGAGGGCATTATGCAGAGGAACGAAACCTGAAAAAGTTCTGGCGCTGACTTTCGACGATGGCCCGGATGAGATTATAACGCCAAAGGTTCTGGCCATCCTGGAAAAGAATAATATCCCGGCGACTTTTTTTATCATCGGGAAGAAAGCGGAAAAACAGGTTGATATGATACAGCTGATCATGACCAAAGGGCATCTGATAAGTCTGCATTCTTACGACCATGCTTTCTTTTTCGATCTTTATCTGAGAGGAAAGATGGAACAGGATTTGCTGAAGACAGAAGAGATTATAATGAAAGCAACAGGTAAAAAGCCATTATTGTTCAGGCCACCATATGGGGTTACCAATCCAACCCTGGCGAAAGTTGTGAAGAAACTTGGATATAAGGTTATCGGTTGGTCGGTAAGGAGTTTTGACACGGCCATAAAGGATGCTGAAAAAATTGCAGGACGTGTAATTGGAAAACTCCATCCCGGCGCTGTAATCCTGATGCATGACACGCAAAATATTACACCGGAGGCGCTGGAAAAAGTTATTATAATGGCAAAAGAAGAAGGCTACCGGTTCGTTGGGCTTGATGAAATGTTTGGTGTTGAAGCTTATAAAAATTAAAAGATGCGATTACTTGTATTCTTTATTTCGTTGATATTTCTGTTGCCGCAGCAAGGCGGAAAGCACCGGCTGGTGGTCACCGTCACAGGTCTGAAACCGCTGAAAGGCGATCTTTATATCAGCCTTCACCAGCGGCCGGAATATTTTCAATTTGCCGACAGTGCTTTGATGAAAACAAAAATCGGCGTGAATGCTGAAACGGAAACCGTTTTCTTCGACAAAGTCCCTGAAGGTCGTTATGCGATTGCCATCTACCATGATGAGAACCTGAACGGGATGATGGATGCCAACGAGATCGGCATACCGAGGGAAGGCTACGGGTTTTCGAACAATCCGAAAGTTCCCGGAAAGCCGAAGTTTGAGCAGGCAGCTTTTGATTTAAGCCGTAACGATACTATCGTGATTAAAATGATTTATCATCCTGCTCCAAATCAAAGGAAAGATTCTGAAAATAAGTAAGATTAATTATTGGAATAACTCAGGAAACTAAAAAAAATAATAAAAGCCACAAAAACACAAAAACACTAAATCTCACAAAAATGGCAATCAGTATAACAACTTCCGTGCAATATCGTGTTTTGGTGCTTTGGTGGCAAAAAAAATTTATAAAATCGTTAACTGCTTTTTTAATATTTCTTTTATTTGATTTACCTCTGACTTTATTTTCACAAGAGGTCAAAGAAACACCCGTAAAAGACCCTTCAAAAGTTATAGAGCAAATAAACCTAACATCTTCAAAAACCAATACGTTAACGGCTGATTTCACCCAGGTAAAAGAAATGAGCTTCCTGGAGGAAAAAGTAGTCTCGTCCGGTAAGTTTTATTTCAAAAAAGACAAGCAATTGAGGTGGGAATATACCGAGCCGTTTACCTATGCTATAATTTTGAACTACGACAGGTTACGTATTATCGATGAGGGAAGGAGCAAGGATTTCGAAGCCGGATCGAACCGTATGTTTTTGGAGATCAGCGATGTGATGACCGGCATGGTGAACGGTACCTTGCTTAATAGTTCCCAATTCACCACGACCTGGTCCGAAGCAACCGGACACTACCTGGCTGAACTAATTCCCATCGGAACCACCATGAAGGATTACCTGATGCGCATCGAGCTGAAGGTAAGCAAGCTGGATTTTACGGTCGAAGAACTGAAGATGTTTGAACGGTCGGGCGATTTCACCCAGATCACTTTCCGCAATAAAAAGCTGAATGAAACTATCCCTGCTGAGATATTTCGCCTGGATTAGCCTCGTCTTAATGGCTTCAGTTTCCTGCCGTTCATCAAGGATTTATTTATCAGGTGATCAAACGGGCAGGTTCAGTGAATCAATTTTTACCGGTTCTTTTGAAAAAATAACCCTTAAGGCAAAGGTGATTTACCAGGAAAGAGAACTGACGGGGCTTTTGTTGATAAAAAATGCATGGGACGGGAATTATAAAATCGCCTTTTTCAATGAGTTAGGCATGACTTACGTTGAAGGGACTCTTGAGAACTCATCAAAACGTAAAAAGCTCGTAGTTAAGAACATCGCTCTCAACCTCGACCATAAAATATTTATAAAAAATTTAGAGAGAAGCCTACAGATGGTTTTTACAGACAAAACAAATCCCAGCTTCCCAGCTTCCCAGCTTCCGGCTAAAGATGAAAACATCCTGATGGTAAAATTACGCAGTGGGTTTATTTTGGAATTAAAAACCAAATAATATACGAAACAAGGGTACTCGATATATGATACTCGAATTAAGCAACAAATGACTACTTTATGACCACTTTATAACAACCCAATGACTACCCAATGACCACTAACCAATGACAGATCTCTTCTTCATAGCTCGGCTGACTGCCAGCGAAAGCTCTTTCAGCGCCCAAATCACTTTTAATCCGGCCCACCCGGTCTTCTCCGGCCACTTCCCGGGAAAACCCATCGTCCCGGGCGTAGTACTTGTTGAAATTTCGGCAGCAGTTGCCTCTCAGCTCACAGGCAAGGACCTGACCGTGAAAGAGGCCTCGGTGATCAAGTTCCTGCAAGTGATTGACCCTTTGCAGCATCCATTAATCGCGACAGATGGCTCGATCTTTGAAGAGGGTGATGGCAGGTTTAAAGTTGACATGAGTTTCTCTGCCGGTGGAATAATTTTCGCGAAACTCAGGGGAATCAGGCTTCAACCGTAAAAAGATAACCTGGATAAAGTCAATTTTAATTAAATTTGTCCGCGTTAACCTAAAGTTGAATCATTAAATATATGAAAACTATGAAAAAACTAATCTTCTCCGGCATTGTATTATTTGCCGCCGTTTTAGCTATAATAGCCTTTACTTATCCGGCCGGAAATCCTTCCACGGATCGCGTTAATCCGCAGGAAAAAGTTGCACCGGCATTTCCCGAAAATGTGGCCAAGGTGCTGGAAACATCATGTTTCGATTGTCATAGCGATGCCTCTTCCAACGCCAAAGCCAGGATGAAGGTTAACTTCTCTAAATGGAATGATATGTCGGATGCAAAAAAAGTTGGAAAAATGCAAGACATCAAAGATATGGTTACTAAAGGCGACATGCCCCCAAAGAAATATGTGAACAACTACCCTGACCGCGCCCCGGGACAAGAACAGAAAGACATTATCAGCAAATGGGTTACTGAAGAATCAGCCAAGCTCATGAACAATTAAGCCATCAAACCGACCATTTAACCTATTAAACTATGAAGAAAGCCTGGATCATCATCATAGCTGCGGTCATCTTTATTTTTATCGTTATCCAGTTCTTTCCGCCTGCAAAGAACGACAACCTGATAAATCCACAAAACGATATCGTTTTTAAACTGGAAATACCGACAGCTGTTAAGAAAAAAATCGTGAATGCCTGCTATGACTGTCATTCCAATAAGACTGTCTATCCTTTTTATAACAATATTGCCCCTGTTTCCTGGTTGATGGCAAAACATATACGTGTAGGAAAAGAACACCTGAACTTTTCAGAATGGGCAAATTACGACCGGAAAGAACAGATCAAACTCCTGACTAAAATCTGCGATGAGATCACAGCCGGTGAAATGCCGGTAAAAGGCTATGTTTTCATGCACAGCAAGGCTATAATAAACGAAAAAGAGCTCGAAGAGATCTGCCAGTGGACCGAACAAGCGTCCGAGCAGGTGATGGGCAAAAAAGAATAATTATACCAGCCTCCCGGCGTTTTAATTATGCCTGACCCGATCCTATATCAGAACTTTAAAACGCCGGGATGCTGTGTCATCATCCCGACCTATAATAATGCCCGGTCCCTCGAAACAATTATACGGGGAATCCTGGCATTCACCGATCAGGTTATAGTGGTGAATGATGGCTCGACTGATAAAACCCGCCAAATTTTATTGAATTACCCCAGCCTTTTCACCATTCATCTTAAAAAAAACAAAGGCAAAGGCTTTGCTATTCGCCAGGGTTTCAAAGAAGCACTGAAACAGGGTTTCAGTTATGCCATCACCATCGACTCGGACGGTCAGCACCTTCCTGAAGATCTTGCGAAGTTCATTGAAAAGATAGAGAAAGAGCCGGGAGTATTGATCATAGGTTCCCGCAACCTTGAACAGGCTGGAATTCCAGGCGGTACTACTTTTGGCAACCGTTTTTCCAACTTCTGGACCTGGGTGGAAACAGGCTTCAGACTTCCGGATACCCAGTCGGGATACCGTCTTTATCCAGTGAAGCGCCTCGAAAAAACCCACTTCCTGACCAACCGTTTTGAGTTCGAGATCGAAGTGCTGGTCAGATCGGCGTGGAAAGGTATTTCAATCACTTCCGTGCCTGTCAGCGTGATATATCCTCCAAAAAAAGAACGGGTATCCCATTTCCGTCCGTTTACCGATTTTGCCCGGATAAGCCTGCTGAATACGTGCCTTGTCATCCTCGCCCTGCTTTTCTTCCGGCCGAGGATGATGATCAGGAGAATGAGCCGGGATGGATTCAGAGAACTGATCAGGAAGCACCTCGTCAGCCCGGAAGAATCGAACTTTAAAAAATCGGCATCCATTGCTTTAGGCGTTTTTATGGGCATCGCGCCGGTGTGGGGCTGGCAGATGGCCATCGCCCTGGCATTGGCCATCATGCTGAAGCTGAATAAAGCCATCACTTTGGTGGCTGCCAACATCAGCATTCCACCGTTGATCCCTTTTATCCTCTTTGCGAGCTATTTAACGGGAGGCCTGGTTTTTAACAATAACCAGGACATTAATTTCGAATCAGGGATTACCTTTGAATTCGTAAAGAAAAACTTTTTGCAATATATCGTTGGCGCTTTGGTTTTCGGCGCGGCCGTCGGCATCCTGGCCGGGCTTATAACCTGGCTGGTGCTTACGGTCTTCAGGCGAAAACAAAAACCTGTGTGAGCCAACCTAGATAAATAAAATTAATTCAGTATATAAACCTGTCATCCGGGAGAACATGAACCTCTTTTTCACCATCATATATGACTTCTTCACCCGACGGAGGCTGGTCTTCTTCCTGTTCCTGGGGCTGACCCTGACAGTCATAATATGGTTTGCATTGCGGTTGAAAATAGCGGAAGATATTTCCAAGGTCCTGCCGCATAATGAAAAAGTTGATCAGTACCTTGAGGTTGTCAACCAATCAGCTTTCGCAGATGAACTGGTTATCTTCATCGGTCCTGCCGATACTGCGGTTAATATTCCTCCGGAAGATCTGATCTCTTTTGCCGGTGAACTGGCCGACTCGGTACGGTCCGCCCTGATGCCCGGCCTGGTGAGCAACCTGCGTGAACGGGTCGACGATGCCTCAGTCCAGGGGATTTATAAAGAATTCCATCAACACCTTCCCATTTTCCTGGATGACCATGACTACCTCCTGCTCGATTCCCTGACCACAACACCTTCCATTGATCATGCTGTACGTTCTGCTTACAAAAACCTGGTCTCCCCGGCCGGGATGGTAACAAGGGACATTTTACTTAACGATCCGCTTGGCTTTACCGGTATCGCCTTAAAAAAACTGGAATCTTTCAAACTTGATGAAAGTTACCGTACCCTGGACGGTTATATTTTTTCCGGCGACCTGAAATACCTTGTGATGTTCCTCACACCTGCGCAGAAATCGACCGAAACCAATAAAAATGGAGTCCTCCTGAAAAAACTTGGCAGTATTTTTCAAATAATTAACCAACATAATCACGAAAAGATTAAAGCCGGCTATTTCGGCACCTTAGCTGTTTCAGTGGCCAATGCCGGCCAGCTCAAACGCGATATCATACTAACCATGAGCCTGGCCGTCGTCCTGTTGATCCTGTTCATCGGTTTCTATTTCGGCCACTTCAGGGTGATCCCAGCTATCGTTGTCACGACCCTGATGAGCGCCGGCATCTCGGTAGCGGCGCTGTCGCTGATGAACCGGGAAATATCGGCCATCTCCCTTGGATTTGGCGCAGTCTTGCTGGGTATTGCAATTGCCTATACCATTCATTACCTGAACCATCTCAGGGAAATGAAGGAACCACGAAATGTGCTGAAAGAGATCGCCCTGCCTATTGTGATGAGTAGCATCATCTCGTCCGGGGATTTCTTCACCCTGCTGCTGGTACGGTCGGAAGCCGTTCGTGACCTCGGGTTGTTCGCCGGTTTCAGCATTCTGGCCGCAGGTCTGCTAACCCTGATCTTCCTGCCTCATCTTACAAAAAAAATAAAATGGGAACGGACCAGCGAAAACCTGGTGAACCGGTCTATCCTGAAACTGGCCGCCTATCCTATCGAAAAACATCGCCTGGTGACCATCATCATCCTGCTGCTGACCGTTGTATTCTTTTTCACTTCCCGCCGGGTTTCTTTTGAAAGTGACCTGACCGGGATGAGTTATATGCCGCAGGAGATTCAAAACGCGGAAGCCACCCTTGAAAAAATCAGCCAGTACACGTTACGGTCGGTATTTGTTGTTACGCGGGGAGAAAACCTGGATGAAGCGCTGTCTCATACTTCAAAGTTCCTCGAACGGGTAAAACAGTTGAAAGACCGGGGGCTTGTCAAAAAATTCGCTTCCGTCACTTCTCTCGCAGTGCCCGCCAATGTTCAGCAAACCCGGATTACACGCTGGAATGATTACTGGACACCGGAAAAGAAAGCTATGCTGAGAGAAAGGCTGACGCAGGCTGCCGTTCAAAATGGCTTTAAAGTATCAGGATTTGAAGGCTTTTTTTATTGGCTTGATAAAGATTTTATACCAGCCGGTCCGGATGAGTTGCCCGGCCTGACCAGACTGTTTCTCGATCCCTATATTTCCGAAGGGCAACAAATGGCTACAGTCACTACGGTCCTTAAAGTCCGGCAGGAGGACAAGCCCCTTATTTATGAGGCGCTTAAAGGAGAAGAAGCCTCTTTTATATTCGACAAGCAGTTCCTGACGAGTACCTTCATGGATATTTTGAATGAAGACTTCAATAAGCTGGTGATCGTATCCCTGCTGATCGTTTTCTTTGTTTTGCTGATCTCATACGGCCGGATCGAACTGGCACTGATCACCTTCATTCCCATGTTCATCAGCTGGATCTGGACCTTGGGGATAATGGGGCTATTCGGCATGAAGCTCAACATCTTCAACCTGATCATCACTTCTTTTGTCTTTGGCCTTGGTGTCGATTATGCTATTTTTTCCATCCAGGGGATGCTTCAAAAGTATAAGTATGGTCATGCTGACACGAATTCCTACCGCACTTCGGTGCTGATGGATGCTACTACCACGCTGATCGGTCTCGGGGTGCTGGTCCTGGCAGTGCACCCCGCGCTCAGAACGATGGCATACGCGGCCATTATCGGCATTGTCTCGGTATGGTTTGTCACATGGAGCCTGGAACCAATCCTGTTTAAATGGCTGGTTTACCTGGAAGAAAGCAAAAGACCGGTGCCGGTAACCCTGAAGGATTTCCTTTTTGCCATTCTATCCCTGACCATCTTTGTTACAACCAGTATTTTAATCATGATATTCGGCCTTGTCTTTTTCAAAATTTTTCGTTTGAAAAACAAGCAAATTAAAGACTGGTTTCATTACGGATTGATGATCTCATCCCGGTTCCTGATCTACGCGAATTTTCTATCGCCGAAACAAATAATCAAGCCTGAAGGTGAGGATTTTAAGAAACCTGCCATGCTGATTGCCAATCACCAATCGCATATCGACATTGCGCTGATCCTGATGCTTCATCCAAGGCTGCTGGTACTGACCAACGACCGGGTCCAGCAAAGCAGGCTGTATGGGTCATTGGTCAAAATGGCAGAGTTTTTCGCGATCTCAGACGGGATGGAGTCCCTTACCGGGAAACTCCGGAAGAATGTCGCGGAGGGTTACTCAATCCTCATCTTCCCTGAAGGAACCCGCTCCCCTGATACACATTTACAGCGTTTCCACAAAGGGGCCTTTTACCTGGCCCAGGAGCTGGGTATCGATATTTTGCCGGTGATCATCCACGGGTCAGGGCCTGTCATGACCAAAGGGGAGTATTTTCTGAAGGCGGGCAGTGCCATAATAAAATTTCTGCCACGGATAAGACCTGATGATAAGCGGTTTGGCGAA
This DNA window, taken from Bacteroidales bacterium, encodes the following:
- a CDS encoding 1-acyl-sn-glycerol-3-phosphate acyltransferase, encoding MNLFFTIIYDFFTRRRLVFFLFLGLTLTVIIWFALRLKIAEDISKVLPHNEKVDQYLEVVNQSAFADELVIFIGPADTAVNIPPEDLISFAGELADSVRSALMPGLVSNLRERVDDASVQGIYKEFHQHLPIFLDDHDYLLLDSLTTTPSIDHAVRSAYKNLVSPAGMVTRDILLNDPLGFTGIALKKLESFKLDESYRTLDGYIFSGDLKYLVMFLTPAQKSTETNKNGVLLKKLGSIFQIINQHNHEKIKAGYFGTLAVSVANAGQLKRDIILTMSLAVVLLILFIGFYFGHFRVIPAIVVTTLMSAGISVAALSLMNREISAISLGFGAVLLGIAIAYTIHYLNHLREMKEPRNVLKEIALPIVMSSIISSGDFFTLLLVRSEAVRDLGLFAGFSILAAGLLTLIFLPHLTKKIKWERTSENLVNRSILKLAAYPIEKHRLVTIIILLLTVVFFFTSRRVSFESDLTGMSYMPQEIQNAEATLEKISQYTLRSVFVVTRGENLDEALSHTSKFLERVKQLKDRGLVKKFASVTSLAVPANVQQTRITRWNDYWTPEKKAMLRERLTQAAVQNGFKVSGFEGFFYWLDKDFIPAGPDELPGLTRLFLDPYISEGQQMATVTTVLKVRQEDKPLIYEALKGEEASFIFDKQFLTSTFMDILNEDFNKLVIVSLLIVFFVLLISYGRIELALITFIPMFISWIWTLGIMGLFGMKLNIFNLIITSFVFGLGVDYAIFSIQGMLQKYKYGHADTNSYRTSVLMDATTTLIGLGVLVLAVHPALRTMAYAAIIGIVSVWFVTWSLEPILFKWLVYLEESKRPVPVTLKDFLFAILSLTIFVTTSILIMIFGLVFFKIFRLKNKQIKDWFHYGLMISSRFLIYANFLSPKQIIKPEGEDFKKPAMLIANHQSHIDIALILMLHPRLLVLTNDRVQQSRLYGSLVKMAEFFAISDGMESLTGKLRKNVAEGYSILIFPEGTRSPDTHLQRFHKGAFYLAQELGIDILPVIIHGSGPVMTKGEYFLKAGSAIIKFLPRIRPDDKRFGESLLERSRAIRHYMSAEYHKVAETAENPAYFREKLIKNYLYKGPILEWYLKVKIRLEKNYEMFHLHLPKEGHITDIGCGYGFMDYMLSFLSEGRRITGIDYDREKIEVANNCPAKNERLRFICGDALEMAIPKSRAFILADVLHYFPEEEQEKLIIRCIENLDGNGILIIRDADCQMGRKHAGTRLSEFFSTRIDFNQTHEDRNKLYFTSRAKISEILSRYDLDVEVIDETKMTSNIVFIGRKK